A single genomic interval of Sphingopyxis sp. CCNWLW2 harbors:
- a CDS encoding DUF445 domain-containing protein, with amino-acid sequence MTDRTLSRPIGVAIPARGSNIRVVATGLLVVMAFVFIGAKYFQEIHPAIGFVRAFAEAAMVGGLADWFAVTALFRHPMGLPIPHTAIIPRNKNRIGDTLARFLLNNFLLPRLIARKMQTVDVAGAVGKFLSEPGEGGGRLRLGASRIIADGLGALDQQRLGGIVKSAIADRLRELDVAPLLGQALQAALAEGRHQPLLDAMVKWGSKTLELNEHLIHQMVHDNSNAIVRFTGLDESISNRIVAGLSKLLSEMAVDETHPLRIRVEEGLAKMALDLQHDPEVKAKVAKVRDELLENKAVKRWLDGLWEQGRTALLKAARNPDTMLAGRIGELVTQFGAMLGEDAGIKRTLNRYARRAVVGVVDSYGETALRLVSDTIRGWDAKTITDRLENAVGDDLQYIRINGTLVGGLVGVLIHTVDVLI; translated from the coding sequence ATGACCGACCGCACGCTTTCCCGGCCGATTGGCGTCGCCATCCCGGCAAGAGGATCGAATATCCGCGTCGTCGCGACGGGCCTGCTCGTCGTCATGGCGTTCGTCTTTATCGGCGCCAAATATTTTCAGGAGATCCATCCCGCGATCGGTTTTGTCCGCGCCTTTGCCGAGGCGGCGATGGTCGGCGGGCTTGCCGACTGGTTTGCGGTGACCGCGCTGTTCCGCCATCCGATGGGGCTGCCGATCCCGCACACCGCGATCATCCCGCGCAACAAGAACCGCATCGGCGACACGCTCGCGCGCTTCCTGCTCAACAATTTCCTGCTGCCGCGCCTGATCGCGCGCAAGATGCAGACGGTGGACGTCGCGGGCGCGGTCGGCAAATTCCTGTCCGAACCGGGCGAAGGCGGCGGGCGCCTCCGGCTTGGCGCATCGCGGATCATCGCCGACGGTTTGGGCGCGCTCGACCAGCAGCGCCTCGGCGGCATCGTCAAATCGGCGATCGCCGACCGGCTGCGCGAACTCGACGTCGCGCCTTTGCTCGGCCAGGCATTGCAGGCCGCACTCGCCGAGGGACGGCACCAGCCTTTGCTCGACGCGATGGTCAAATGGGGGTCGAAGACGCTCGAACTCAACGAGCATCTGATCCACCAGATGGTGCATGACAATTCGAACGCGATCGTGCGCTTCACCGGGCTCGACGAAAGCATCTCGAACCGCATCGTCGCGGGGCTGTCGAAGCTGCTGAGCGAGATGGCGGTCGACGAAACGCACCCCTTGCGCATCCGCGTCGAGGAAGGGCTCGCCAAAATGGCGCTCGACCTGCAGCACGACCCCGAGGTGAAGGCAAAGGTCGCCAAGGTCCGCGACGAGCTGCTCGAAAACAAGGCGGTGAAGCGCTGGCTTGACGGCCTCTGGGAGCAGGGCCGAACCGCGCTGCTCAAGGCCGCGCGCAATCCCGACACGATGCTCGCAGGGCGGATCGGCGAACTCGTCACGCAGTTCGGCGCGATGCTCGGCGAGGATGCGGGGATCAAGCGCACGCTCAACCGCTATGCGCGCCGCGCTGTCGTCGGCGTCGTCGACAGCTATGGCGAGACGGCGCTCAGGCTGGTGTCGGACACGATCCGCGGCTGGGACGCCAAGACGATCACCGACCGGCTGGAAAATGCCGTTGGCGACGACCTGCAATATATCCGGATCAACGGCACGCTGGTCGGCGGGCTGGTGGGCGTGCTGATCCATACGGTGGATGTGCTGATCTAA
- a CDS encoding efflux RND transporter periplasmic adaptor subunit: MNYERKVDVMDSLAGTQSFYEDASDSRRKRTFLIVALVLIALALAATYYAFTQSKGAAAEGEGQGGAAAPNVTVVIPGRVSVEAAISANGTIAARREMPVGVAGEGGQVLRVLVEPGQWVGAGQTLAVIDRSVQAQQAASLAASIRVARADADLAQAELERAQALVGRGFISKADMDRKRATRDAANARVRVAQAQYAEATARNDRLNIVAPAAGLVLTRQVEPGQIVGSGSGILFRMARDGEMEMLAQMAEADLARVNVGTRATITPVGSNLNIAGQVWQKSPVIDMDTRQGTVRIAVPYSEALRPGGFADARLIAGTAEAPLLPESAVQSGVEGNFVLVVDAKNTIQRRPVKVGTVTDRGVSIASGLTGTEKVVALAGAFLNPGDKVKPVVQKSSQ; this comes from the coding sequence GTGAACTACGAGCGGAAAGTGGATGTGATGGACAGCCTGGCGGGCACACAAAGCTTTTATGAGGACGCGAGCGACAGCCGGCGCAAGCGGACGTTCCTGATCGTCGCACTGGTGCTCATCGCGCTTGCGCTGGCGGCCACCTATTACGCCTTCACGCAAAGCAAGGGCGCGGCTGCCGAAGGCGAAGGACAGGGCGGCGCGGCCGCCCCGAACGTCACCGTGGTCATCCCTGGCCGCGTTTCGGTCGAGGCCGCGATTTCCGCCAACGGCACGATCGCGGCGCGCCGTGAAATGCCCGTCGGTGTCGCGGGCGAGGGCGGACAGGTCCTTCGCGTCCTCGTCGAACCCGGCCAGTGGGTCGGTGCGGGCCAGACGCTCGCGGTCATCGATCGCTCGGTCCAGGCGCAGCAGGCCGCGAGCCTCGCGGCGTCGATCCGCGTCGCGCGGGCCGATGCCGATCTGGCGCAGGCCGAACTCGAACGCGCGCAGGCGCTCGTCGGGCGCGGCTTCATCTCCAAGGCCGACATGGATCGCAAGCGCGCGACGCGCGACGCCGCCAACGCGCGCGTTCGCGTCGCGCAGGCGCAATATGCCGAAGCGACCGCGCGCAACGATCGCCTCAATATCGTCGCGCCCGCCGCGGGCCTCGTGCTGACGCGTCAGGTCGAGCCGGGCCAGATCGTCGGCTCGGGCAGCGGAATCCTGTTCCGCATGGCGCGCGACGGCGAGATGGAAATGCTGGCCCAGATGGCCGAGGCCGATCTGGCCCGCGTCAATGTCGGCACGCGCGCGACGATCACCCCGGTCGGCAGCAACCTGAATATCGCGGGGCAGGTGTGGCAGAAGTCGCCGGTCATCGACATGGACACGCGACAGGGCACGGTCCGCATCGCGGTCCCGTACAGCGAGGCGCTGCGTCCGGGCGGCTTTGCCGACGCGCGCCTGATCGCGGGCACGGCGGAAGCGCCGCTCCTCCCCGAAAGCGCGGTGCAAAGCGGCGTCGAAGGCAATTTCGTGCTGGTCGTCGATGCCAAGAACACCATCCAGCGCCGTCCGGTGAAGGTCGGGACCGTTACCGACCGCGGCGTGTCGATCGCGTCGGGCCTGACCGGCACCGAAAAGGTCGTCGCGCTCGCGGGCGCTTTCCTCAACCCCGGCGACAAGGTGAAGCCGGTGGTACAGAAATCGTCGCAATAA
- a CDS encoding GlsB/YeaQ/YmgE family stress response membrane protein encodes MTWIIAIIMGGIIGWLASIVMRTDAQQGIFLNIIVGCVGSILGRLLFGSFLGGGHLRGNAFDPMTLLTAFIGAVILLGIVNLVRRGRVR; translated from the coding sequence ATGACTTGGATTATCGCTATCATCATGGGCGGCATCATCGGCTGGCTGGCGAGTATCGTCATGCGCACCGACGCTCAGCAAGGCATCTTCCTCAACATCATCGTCGGTTGCGTCGGGTCGATCCTCGGTCGCTTGCTGTTCGGCAGCTTCCTGGGCGGCGGACATCTGCGCGGCAACGCCTTTGATCCGATGACCTTGCTCACCGCCTTCATCGGCGCGGTGATCCTGCTCGGGATCGTCAACCTCGTGCGGCGCGGCCGGGTCCGCTGA
- a CDS encoding DUF2853 family protein, producing MAEDWLADVRKYVADADENVVSAIVKYLGIALRNRDSSLVSFTDTKETDRVRENFLKKKLGLTDDDATLDAAIAGVGERMKEDRTKNRVTVYYLLAQHFGLLTLFGGAAGAAGAAGAAGAAAGLAATGGLDGDSGKDDDSSAVPLAAAGLAGASAIPAAAAPPPADPAPTAASPQTAYSSDDGEKSGGMGWLPWLLLLLALAALLFFGLRYCSKQDAAVAPATDDTAISETVAPADTATAPVAAVPEGAGVVAADREGKPMLTVYFDTGKSEVSNDLTTAASSVKAYLDSNPAATLAVSGYNDPTGNAAANAELSKNRAQSVKAALEKLGFPADKVVLEKPAEATTTGTDNSAARRVEVTVKG from the coding sequence ATGGCAGAAGATTGGCTGGCGGATGTCAGGAAATATGTCGCGGACGCCGACGAAAATGTGGTGTCGGCGATCGTCAAATATCTCGGCATCGCCCTCAGGAACCGCGATTCCTCGCTCGTTTCCTTTACCGACACAAAAGAAACCGACCGCGTCCGCGAAAATTTCCTCAAGAAAAAACTGGGGCTGACCGACGATGACGCGACGCTCGACGCGGCGATCGCCGGTGTCGGCGAACGGATGAAGGAAGACCGGACCAAGAATCGCGTCACCGTCTATTATCTCCTCGCGCAGCATTTCGGCCTGCTTACGCTCTTTGGCGGCGCGGCAGGCGCGGCAGGCGCGGCTGGCGCCGCGGGCGCTGCCGCAGGGCTCGCGGCCACCGGCGGGCTGGACGGCGATTCCGGCAAGGACGACGATAGCTCGGCCGTCCCACTGGCAGCGGCGGGCCTGGCCGGCGCATCGGCCATTCCCGCCGCTGCGGCTCCGCCGCCGGCGGATCCGGCGCCGACCGCGGCAAGCCCGCAGACCGCCTATTCGAGCGATGACGGCGAAAAGAGCGGCGGCATGGGCTGGCTGCCCTGGCTTCTGCTTTTGCTCGCTCTCGCGGCGCTGCTGTTCTTCGGCCTGCGCTATTGTTCGAAACAGGACGCCGCGGTTGCCCCGGCCACCGACGACACGGCGATCAGTGAGACGGTCGCACCCGCCGATACGGCAACCGCGCCCGTCGCCGCCGTCCCCGAGGGTGCCGGCGTCGTCGCGGCGGACCGCGAGGGCAAGCCGATGCTGACGGTTTATTTCGACACCGGCAAATCGGAGGTGTCGAACGATCTCACGACCGCGGCATCGTCGGTGAAAGCCTATCTCGACAGCAACCCCGCCGCGACGCTCGCGGTATCGGGCTATAACGATCCGACGGGCAATGCGGCCGCTAACGCCGAGTTGTCGAAGAACCGCGCGCAGAGCGTCAAGGCGGCGCTCGAGAAGCTCGGCTTCCCGGCCGACAAGGTCGTGCTTGAAAAGCCGGCCGAGGCGACGACGACGGGCACCGACAATTCGGCGGCGCGCCGCGTCGAGGTCACCGTCAAAGGCTGA
- a CDS encoding SDR family oxidoreductase: MGQMLIFGMGYAASHLAGRLRARGWEVTGTTRDGRDGNIAFADETAVLGALRSATHILSSVPPTEGADPVLARYGDAVALAPASWVGYLSSTGVYGDAGGAWVDESAPIRGRRPDRNTADLAWQALRGDVRIFRLPGIYGPGRSILDRIAEGRAHRIDLPEQVFSRVHVDDIAGGVMASFRGPAGVYNLADDAPCHQNELVEWGCAMLGVPAPPLQSLEEAGLSPAARAFYSENRRVANGKAKRLLGWTPRYPSFREGLASLT; this comes from the coding sequence ATGGGACAGATGCTGATTTTCGGAATGGGTTATGCCGCGAGCCACCTCGCGGGCCGCCTCCGCGCGCGCGGCTGGGAGGTGACGGGGACAACGCGCGACGGGCGCGACGGCAACATCGCTTTTGCCGACGAGACGGCGGTGCTCGGTGCATTGCGCAGCGCCACGCACATATTGTCGTCAGTGCCGCCCACCGAGGGCGCCGACCCGGTGCTCGCGCGCTATGGCGACGCCGTTGCCCTCGCCCCGGCAAGCTGGGTCGGCTATCTGTCGTCGACCGGCGTCTATGGCGATGCGGGCGGCGCGTGGGTCGACGAAAGCGCGCCCATCCGGGGTCGCCGTCCCGACCGCAACACCGCCGACCTCGCTTGGCAGGCGCTCCGCGGCGACGTCCGCATCTTTCGCCTCCCCGGCATCTACGGCCCCGGCCGCTCGATTCTCGACCGCATCGCCGAGGGCCGCGCGCATCGGATCGACCTGCCCGAACAGGTTTTCAGCCGCGTTCATGTCGACGACATCGCGGGCGGGGTCATGGCGTCGTTCAGGGGACCGGCGGGTGTCTATAATCTGGCCGATGACGCGCCGTGCCACCAGAACGAACTGGTCGAATGGGGCTGTGCGATGCTCGGTGTCCCGGCGCCGCCGCTGCAATCGCTGGAAGAAGCCGGCCTGTCGCCCGCCGCGCGCGCTTTCTATTCAGAGAACCGCCGCGTTGCGAATGGCAAGGCGAAGCGATTGCTTGGTTGGACGCCACGCTATCCAAGTTTTCGAGAAGGGCTGGCGAGCCTTACCTAA
- the pepN gene encoding aminopeptidase N, translated as MTDASSTPAIPVTIYRSDYRAPEWQIPDIALDFALGIDATKVGAALSVVRQADAPVPLTLRGDGLSPAAVRVDGEVWNDWRMEGSDLIVDLGERAAATVEVDTVIDPASNTQLSGLYASGGLLCTQCEAEGFRRITFHPDRPDVLSRYKVRMQGDKAAFPILLSNGNCVDQGEAGSDHWALWEDPWPKPSYLFALVAGDLVVNKDSFTTMSGREVELGIWVRGGDQDRTGHAMQALKDSMAWDERVYGREYDLDLFNIVAVSDFNMGAMENKGLNIFNTRYILADPDTATDVDYDGVEGVVAHEYFHNWSGNRVTCRDWFQLSLKEGFTVFRDQNFSADMGSPPVKRIEDVRLLRAAQFPEDAGPLAHPIRPDSFQEISNFYTATIYNKGAEIIRMMATMVGPDRFRKGTDLYFDRHDGEAATCEDFVRAIEDGAGIDLAQFRRWYEQAGTPRLKLSLAEEGGHWSLDIVQTVPPTPGQPEKQPMMMPLRLAAFAMDGSGGALADTLVIVTGATQRIALGTFAARPALSVNRGFSAPIIVDFERGPGELAWLAAHDDDPFARYEALQQLMLDTLVAAVSGKTGDTRAVIDAVGQTLAGAANDPAFVAEAVLLPSEAFIGDQMVTVDPDAIRRERLALQAAIGTALETKWRAILAGSAPPATDLSSKAKGGRRLRGVALAYLAATGAGDAPALAFGIFSDADGMTERQAALATLAHGDSDERVAALDIFYQRYRDNPLVLDKWFQVQAWSMRADTVDAVKALAQHPDFTLANPNRVRSLYGALTGNQAAFHQADGAGYRLIADLVIALDPKNPQTAAKMIPPLGRWKRFDEGRQALMKAELERILAQPGLSRDVTEQASKSLLG; from the coding sequence ATGACCGACGCTTCCTCCACGCCCGCCATTCCCGTCACCATCTATCGCAGCGATTATCGTGCGCCCGAATGGCAGATCCCCGATATCGCGCTCGATTTCGCGCTCGGGATCGACGCGACAAAGGTCGGCGCGGCGCTGTCGGTCGTGCGCCAGGCCGACGCGCCGGTGCCGCTCACGCTGCGCGGCGACGGGCTGAGCCCCGCCGCGGTGCGCGTCGATGGCGAGGTGTGGAACGACTGGCGGATGGAGGGCAGCGACCTGATCGTCGACCTTGGCGAACGCGCCGCGGCGACGGTCGAGGTCGACACGGTGATCGACCCCGCATCGAACACGCAACTTTCGGGGCTTTATGCGTCGGGCGGCCTGCTTTGCACCCAGTGCGAGGCCGAAGGCTTTCGCCGCATCACCTTCCACCCCGACCGCCCCGACGTGCTGAGCCGCTACAAGGTGCGGATGCAGGGCGACAAAGCCGCGTTCCCGATCCTGCTGTCGAACGGCAATTGCGTCGATCAGGGCGAAGCGGGGAGCGATCATTGGGCGCTGTGGGAAGACCCGTGGCCGAAGCCCTCCTATCTCTTCGCGCTCGTCGCCGGCGACCTTGTCGTCAACAAGGACAGCTTCACGACGATGTCGGGGCGCGAGGTCGAACTCGGCATCTGGGTGCGGGGCGGCGATCAGGATCGCACCGGCCATGCGATGCAGGCGCTCAAGGACAGCATGGCGTGGGACGAGCGCGTCTATGGCCGCGAATATGACCTCGACCTGTTCAACATCGTCGCGGTCAGCGATTTCAACATGGGGGCGATGGAGAATAAGGGCCTCAACATCTTCAACACCCGCTATATCCTCGCCGATCCCGACACCGCGACCGACGTCGATTATGACGGGGTCGAGGGCGTCGTCGCGCACGAATATTTCCATAATTGGTCGGGCAACCGCGTCACCTGCCGCGACTGGTTCCAGCTCAGCCTGAAAGAGGGCTTCACCGTCTTTCGCGACCAGAATTTCTCGGCTGACATGGGGTCGCCGCCGGTCAAGCGGATCGAGGATGTCCGCCTGCTCCGCGCGGCGCAATTCCCCGAGGATGCCGGGCCGCTCGCGCACCCGATCCGCCCCGACAGTTTCCAGGAAATCTCGAATTTCTACACCGCGACCATCTATAACAAGGGCGCCGAGATCATCCGCATGATGGCGACGATGGTCGGCCCCGACCGCTTCCGCAAAGGCACCGACCTCTATTTCGACCGCCACGACGGCGAGGCTGCGACGTGCGAGGATTTCGTGCGTGCGATCGAGGACGGCGCGGGCATCGACCTTGCGCAGTTCCGCCGCTGGTACGAGCAGGCCGGCACGCCGCGGCTCAAACTGTCGCTGGCCGAAGAGGGCGGCCACTGGTCGCTCGACATCGTGCAGACGGTGCCGCCGACGCCGGGGCAGCCTGAGAAACAGCCCATGATGATGCCGCTGCGTCTCGCCGCTTTCGCGATGGACGGCAGCGGCGGTGCGCTCGCCGACACGCTCGTCATCGTGACCGGCGCAACGCAGCGCATCGCGCTCGGCACCTTCGCGGCGCGCCCGGCGCTGTCGGTCAACCGCGGCTTTTCGGCGCCGATCATCGTCGATTTCGAGCGCGGCCCCGGCGAGCTCGCGTGGCTCGCCGCGCACGACGACGACCCGTTCGCGCGTTATGAAGCGTTGCAGCAGCTGATGCTCGATACGCTCGTCGCCGCGGTATCGGGCAAGACGGGCGATACTCGGGCGGTGATCGACGCGGTCGGCCAGACGCTCGCCGGCGCGGCAAACGACCCCGCCTTCGTCGCCGAAGCGGTGCTGCTGCCGAGCGAAGCCTTTATCGGCGACCAAATGGTCACCGTCGACCCCGATGCGATCCGCCGCGAGCGGCTCGCCTTGCAGGCAGCGATCGGCACCGCGCTCGAAACGAAATGGCGCGCGATCCTTGCCGGCAGCGCCCCGCCCGCGACCGACCTGTCGAGCAAGGCCAAGGGCGGCCGCCGCCTGCGCGGCGTCGCGCTCGCCTATCTCGCCGCGACGGGGGCGGGCGATGCCCCGGCGCTCGCGTTCGGCATCTTCTCCGACGCCGACGGCATGACCGAGCGGCAGGCGGCGCTCGCGACGCTCGCGCATGGCGACAGCGACGAGCGCGTGGCGGCGCTCGACATCTTCTATCAGCGCTATCGCGACAATCCGCTCGTGCTCGACAAATGGTTCCAGGTGCAGGCGTGGTCGATGCGCGCGGACACCGTCGATGCGGTGAAGGCGCTGGCGCAGCACCCTGACTTCACGCTCGCCAACCCCAACCGCGTGCGCTCGCTCTACGGCGCGCTGACGGGCAATCAGGCGGCGTTCCATCAGGCCGACGGGGCGGGGTACAGGCTGATCGCCGACCTCGTCATCGCGCTCGATCCGAAGAACCCGCAGACCGCGGCCAAGATGATCCCGCCGCTCGGCCGCTGGAAACGCTTCGACGAGGGGCGACAGGCACTGATGAAGGCGGAGCTCGAGCGTATCCTCGCGCAGCCCGGCCTGTCGCGCGACGTCACCGAGCAGGCTTCGAAAAGCCTGCTCGGCTAG
- a CDS encoding GlsB/YeaQ/YmgE family stress response membrane protein, which yields MGLIITLIVGGIIGWLASIVMRTDAQQGIILNVVVGIVGAFLGNFLGSFFGMGASLDTFSPIGLLWAFIGAVVLLGIINLVRRGSVR from the coding sequence ATGGGTCTGATCATCACGTTGATCGTCGGCGGCATTATCGGCTGGCTGGCGAGTATCGTCATGCGCACCGATGCGCAGCAGGGCATCATCCTGAATGTCGTTGTCGGCATCGTCGGCGCGTTTCTCGGCAACTTCCTCGGCAGCTTTTTCGGCATGGGGGCGAGCCTCGACACCTTCAGCCCGATCGGGCTGTTGTGGGCCTTCATCGGCGCGGTGGTGCTGCTTGGTATCATCAACCTGGTTCGACGCGGCAGCGTCCGTTGA
- a CDS encoding efflux RND transporter permease subunit, whose translation MSFRNISAWCIRNPVPPIVMFILLLLAGVVSFNRMDVNDNPDVEFPMVQVVVVQPGAAPSELETQVTQRVEAAVRAVSGVDELSSYVAEGNSRTMVQFAIGTPIDRAYNDVNQAVQQIRSDLPDGILEPQVVRVDAAGGPITYFAVETSDMTLEQLSWFVDNTIAKELLSIPGMAKVSRSGGVNREIRVILDPARMQSYGLTASQVNQELRQVNVNAAGGRTEIAGSEQAVRVLGNAENAFQLGETRISIGSGRTVRLADIAAVTDGYAEQRNLAKIGNRQVLSFSIEKAKGASDVTIHDETMKKLAEIKKTNPQVEFKILFTRTEYTKEQYRSSMLAMIEGAILAVVVVFLFLRDWRATLISALAIPLSAIPTFWFMDMMGFSLNGLSLLALSLVAGVLVDDAIVEIENIVRHMRMGKTAYQASIDAADEIGLAVVATTMSIVAVFLPVALMPGISGQFFIQFGMTVVFAVLVSLAVARMITPMIAAYFLSAQGEQDHASGPWVDRYERLLKWTLDNSKHHAVRARYEAHRTKLAYLAVPLVLAGLSVLYAIYAYFQPVPVGQDAPNTAMYFLLKTPVDAILAYLGISLIVILLGALAWLIGMREWGFTNWAKFMVQRAYARLFDHRVWIVGIGAASLGMSVALLMILPQQFQPTINSDYSQIRYELPPGSTLAQSEHISDQISAILSKDKNVENAFYEVNVNDGGVYITLKKKREVTSVEWERSLQPQMAAIPDARVTFQSQSGGFSGRDITMVIGGDDPVALEKHARLIVSQMEKLKEVRSPRIEGDIPRPEIIVSPRMDLAAELGVTTSALSQTIRIATIGDIDQNAAKFSLSDRQIPIRVLLSEDSRRALATIENLPVPTARGTTVPLKSVATIGFGAGPTELRRYNQTRRIVIGADLAPGLVTGDAQKKIDALPAVTTMPQGIRKVVQGDAKWQAELITNFMIAVVSGLLLVFSTLVLLYRRFLSPLVNMSSLLLAPLGGLLGLLITGMEISMPVYIGLLMLLGIVAKNSILLVDFAIEEMDHGVEKNAALLDAGRKRAQPIVMTTVAMVAGMVPTAISLSGDGAWRAPMGVVVIGGLILSTLLTLLIVPAGFSLADSIEKRLGRFFSSNLLTYRKGDDTKPHGAPAPEPAE comes from the coding sequence ATGAGCTTTCGCAACATTTCCGCCTGGTGCATTCGCAATCCGGTGCCGCCGATCGTGATGTTCATCCTGCTTCTTCTGGCAGGTGTCGTCAGCTTCAACCGGATGGACGTCAACGACAATCCCGACGTCGAATTCCCGATGGTCCAGGTCGTCGTGGTACAGCCCGGCGCGGCGCCGTCCGAACTGGAGACGCAGGTCACCCAGCGTGTCGAGGCCGCGGTGCGCGCCGTCAGCGGGGTCGACGAACTGTCGTCCTATGTCGCCGAGGGCAACAGCCGGACGATGGTGCAGTTCGCGATCGGCACCCCGATCGACCGCGCCTATAACGACGTCAACCAGGCGGTGCAGCAGATCCGCAGCGACCTGCCCGACGGCATCCTCGAACCGCAGGTCGTGCGCGTCGACGCCGCGGGCGGCCCGATCACCTATTTCGCCGTCGAAACGTCGGATATGACGCTCGAGCAATTGAGCTGGTTCGTCGACAATACGATCGCCAAGGAACTGCTCTCGATCCCCGGCATGGCGAAGGTCAGCCGTTCGGGCGGCGTCAACCGCGAAATCCGCGTTATCCTCGATCCCGCGCGCATGCAAAGCTATGGCCTCACCGCGAGCCAGGTGAACCAGGAATTGCGCCAGGTGAACGTCAACGCCGCGGGCGGGCGCACCGAAATCGCCGGATCGGAACAGGCGGTGCGCGTCCTCGGCAACGCCGAAAACGCCTTCCAGCTCGGCGAAACGCGCATATCGATCGGCAGCGGCCGCACGGTCCGCCTCGCCGATATTGCGGCCGTGACCGACGGTTATGCCGAGCAGCGCAACCTCGCGAAGATCGGCAACCGGCAGGTGCTGAGCTTCTCGATCGAAAAGGCCAAGGGCGCCTCGGACGTCACGATCCACGACGAGACGATGAAGAAGCTCGCCGAGATCAAGAAGACGAACCCGCAGGTCGAATTCAAGATCCTGTTCACGCGCACCGAATATACCAAGGAACAATATCGCAGCTCGATGCTCGCGATGATTGAGGGCGCGATCCTCGCGGTCGTCGTCGTGTTCCTCTTCCTGCGCGACTGGCGCGCGACGCTGATCAGCGCGCTCGCGATCCCGCTGTCGGCGATCCCGACCTTCTGGTTCATGGACATGATGGGCTTTTCGCTGAACGGCTTGTCGCTGCTCGCATTGAGTCTCGTCGCCGGCGTGCTCGTCGACGATGCGATCGTGGAGATCGAGAATATCGTCCGGCACATGCGCATGGGCAAGACCGCCTATCAGGCGTCGATCGACGCCGCCGACGAAATCGGCCTCGCGGTTGTCGCGACGACGATGTCGATCGTCGCGGTCTTCCTGCCCGTCGCGCTGATGCCGGGCATTTCGGGGCAGTTCTTCATCCAGTTCGGCATGACCGTCGTGTTCGCGGTACTCGTCAGCCTGGCGGTCGCGCGCATGATCACGCCGATGATCGCCGCCTATTTCCTGTCGGCGCAGGGCGAGCAGGACCATGCTTCCGGCCCGTGGGTCGACCGCTATGAGCGCCTTCTCAAATGGACGCTCGACAACAGCAAGCATCACGCGGTGCGCGCGCGGTACGAGGCGCATCGGACGAAACTCGCCTATCTGGCGGTTCCGCTGGTGCTCGCCGGTCTATCGGTCCTTTATGCGATCTACGCCTATTTTCAGCCGGTGCCGGTCGGGCAGGACGCGCCGAACACCGCGATGTATTTCCTGCTGAAGACGCCCGTCGATGCGATCCTGGCCTATCTCGGCATCAGCCTGATCGTCATCCTGCTCGGCGCCCTCGCATGGCTCATCGGAATGCGCGAATGGGGCTTCACCAACTGGGCGAAGTTCATGGTCCAGCGTGCCTATGCCCGTCTTTTCGACCACCGCGTCTGGATCGTCGGGATCGGCGCCGCGTCGCTTGGGATGAGCGTCGCCCTGCTGATGATCCTGCCGCAGCAATTCCAGCCGACGATCAACAGCGACTACAGCCAGATTCGTTACGAACTGCCGCCGGGCTCGACGCTCGCGCAGAGCGAGCATATTTCGGACCAGATCAGCGCGATCCTGTCGAAGGACAAGAATGTCGAAAACGCCTTTTACGAGGTCAACGTCAACGACGGCGGTGTCTACATCACACTGAAGAAGAAGCGCGAAGTTACCAGCGTCGAATGGGAGCGCAGCCTGCAGCCGCAAATGGCGGCGATCCCCGACGCGCGCGTGACCTTCCAGAGCCAGTCGGGCGGTTTCTCTGGCCGCGACATCACGATGGTCATCGGCGGCGACGATCCGGTCGCGCTCGAAAAGCATGCGCGCCTGATCGTGTCGCAGATGGAAAAGCTCAAGGAAGTGCGCTCGCCGCGGATCGAGGGCGACATTCCGCGCCCTGAAATCATCGTCAGCCCGCGGATGGACCTCGCCGCCGAACTCGGCGTGACCACCTCGGCGCTCAGCCAGACGATCCGCATCGCGACGATCGGCGACATCGACCAGAATGCGGCGAAATTCTCGCTGTCCGATCGCCAGATCCCGATCCGCGTGTTGCTGTCCGAAGATTCGCGCCGCGCGCTGGCGACGATCGAAAATCTGCCGGTTCCGACCGCGCGCGGGACGACGGTGCCGCTGAAGTCGGTGGCGACAATCGGCTTTGGTGCCGGTCCGACCGAACTTCGCCGGTACAACCAGACGCGGCGTATCGTGATCGGCGCCGATCTCGCGCCGGGACTGGTGACGGGCGATGCGCAGAAAAAGATCGATGCCCTGCCCGCGGTGACGACGATGCCGCAGGGCATTCGGAAGGTCGTGCAGGGCGACGCCAAATGGCAGGCTGAACTGATCACCAACTTCATGATCGCGGTGGTGTCGGGGCTCTTGCTGGTCTTCTCGACGCTGGTGCTGCTCTATCGCCGCTTCCTGTCGCCGCTGGTCAATATGTCGTCGCTGCTGCTCGCGCCTCTGGGCGGCCTGCTCGGCCTCTTGATCACCGGCATGGAAATCTCGATGCCCGTCTATATCGGCCTGCTCATGCTGCTCGGCATCGTTGCGAAGAACTCGATCCTGCTCGTCGATTTCGCGATCGAGGAAATGGACCATGGTGTCGAGAAGAACGCGGCGCTGCTCGACGCGGGGCGCAAGCGTGCGCAGCCGATCGTGATGACGACGGTCGCGATGGTCGCGGGCATGGTGCCGACCGCGATTTCGTTGTCGGGCGACGGCGCCTGGCGCGCGCCGATGGGCGTCGTCGTGATCGGCGGCCTGATCCTGTCGACGCTGCTGACGCTGCTGATCGTTCCCGCGGGCTTCAGCCTTGCCGACAGCATCGAAAAGCGCCTTGGCCGCTTCTTCTCGAGCAACCTGCTGACCTATCGCAAGGGCGACGATACCAAGCCGCACGGGGCGCCCGCGCCCGAACCGGCGGAGTAA